A single genomic interval of Cupriavidus necator N-1 harbors:
- a CDS encoding LysR family transcriptional regulator: MKPKLNLRQIESFYAVMRTGTVVGAAQLMNVTQPAVSRAIGLLEIRVGYKLFERRGRKLVATPEGDALYREVEPVYGSLDRIALVAEDIRHQRAGALRIATLPSVSQSLLPRAIARFLSTRPKVSVYVQSLPSRQIADLVATRQFDIGLIELPLSRPAISIEPLEPTPAMAVIPVGHRLAAKRHVSIRDLAGERMILLSQHSFLRHQIDDAFSKYGVSADAMLETPHSLVACGLVAAGAGITLVSRWAAEAFSTADVVVRPVRDELTSRSAIIFPYPGARLLLAEAFAKDLREEIRTSKRR, encoded by the coding sequence ATGAAACCAAAGCTGAACCTTAGGCAGATTGAGTCGTTCTACGCGGTGATGCGTACAGGCACGGTTGTTGGGGCAGCCCAACTAATGAACGTTACGCAGCCAGCCGTTAGCAGAGCTATAGGGTTATTGGAAATCCGAGTCGGTTATAAGCTCTTCGAGCGTCGAGGGCGCAAGCTGGTGGCCACCCCAGAAGGCGATGCACTTTACCGAGAGGTTGAGCCGGTCTACGGCAGTCTGGATCGCATCGCCCTGGTGGCAGAGGACATTCGGCACCAGCGAGCGGGTGCGCTCCGTATTGCGACCCTACCATCTGTCTCGCAGTCGCTTCTGCCAAGAGCAATAGCGCGGTTTCTATCAACTCGACCGAAGGTGTCCGTGTATGTGCAAAGCCTGCCATCACGGCAGATTGCGGACTTAGTTGCTACGCGGCAGTTCGATATCGGACTCATCGAGTTGCCGTTGTCGCGCCCCGCTATTTCCATCGAACCGTTGGAGCCGACCCCAGCTATGGCCGTAATTCCGGTTGGTCACCGTCTTGCGGCTAAGCGACACGTTTCGATCAGGGATTTGGCTGGTGAGCGGATGATCCTGCTTTCGCAACATAGCTTCTTACGCCACCAAATTGACGATGCGTTCTCGAAGTATGGTGTATCTGCTGATGCGATGCTTGAGACGCCTCATTCGTTGGTCGCATGTGGACTAGTTGCCGCGGGCGCAGGCATAACACTGGTCTCTAGATGGGCTGCGGAGGCCTTTTCGACAGCTGACGTGGTGGTACGGCCAGTAAGGGATGAATTGACCTCGCGATCAGCGATTATTTTTCCCTACCCAGGCGCTCGTCTGTTATTGGCAGAGGCCTTCGCAAAGGATCTAAGGGAAGAAATCCGGACGTCGAAGCGACGATAG
- a CDS encoding amidase, with the protein MHPQLSNHSAHRKPYQRARTILIAALIAAPSWAGAGMPADKILDMGLAELRSALDSGAITSAELVGAYLKQIETYDRPADGIHAVLAINEKAMEQATAWDARRAQHGANQRNAPLAGIPFLAKDNFDVAGMPNTGGSLALNGSIPATNAFVVQKLLDQGAILLGKTNMSELAASYGWYGYSSVGGQTLNPFNPLRTADGSSSGSAAAVAAKFAPFALGTDTTGSIRSPASVTGTVGMRTTLGLVSRSGIIPMSLTADVAGAITRTVEDQAIVLDVIQGQDKSDAATEDVARPQESLTTGLGIESLAGKTIAVVDNFDGANHEVDDIKRRSVAAMEKAGARIVHVRLPQVYETLQPALLGPIGAAEFRPQFEAYLAGLPGGQPRDLREFMRRLDGYTDKGTRTINPGRYKGLVENLETGATNSPAYIRMLSVVIPSLRRELVELMAQGRYDALFFPTIGCSAPVVPGKTDPTFVCKSYAYAAAKIASATGFSEITVNGGRSASNIPVGVSFLGKAGDDAKILKIGAAFERIRRSERKH; encoded by the coding sequence ATGCATCCCCAGCTATCTAATCATTCCGCTCACCGTAAGCCTTATCAGCGCGCCCGAACGATCCTGATTGCGGCCTTGATCGCAGCACCTTCATGGGCCGGCGCAGGCATGCCGGCCGATAAGATCCTGGATATGGGCCTTGCCGAATTGCGATCGGCACTGGACAGCGGCGCAATTACTTCTGCTGAACTGGTCGGCGCCTACTTGAAGCAGATCGAGACCTACGACCGTCCTGCCGACGGCATCCATGCGGTGCTGGCCATTAACGAAAAGGCTATGGAACAGGCGACTGCGTGGGATGCCCGGCGGGCCCAACATGGCGCGAACCAGCGTAACGCGCCACTGGCCGGCATACCGTTCCTTGCGAAGGACAATTTTGACGTAGCGGGAATGCCCAACACTGGCGGCTCGCTCGCACTCAATGGCTCGATACCGGCTACCAATGCCTTCGTCGTGCAGAAGCTCCTGGATCAGGGTGCCATCTTGCTTGGCAAGACCAATATGTCGGAGTTGGCAGCATCCTACGGGTGGTACGGTTACAGCTCAGTGGGTGGACAGACGCTCAATCCGTTCAATCCCTTGCGGACAGCAGACGGCTCCAGCAGCGGCTCGGCAGCCGCTGTAGCGGCCAAGTTTGCGCCTTTTGCTCTGGGCACCGATACCACGGGCTCCATTCGTTCCCCGGCCAGCGTTACCGGCACTGTAGGCATGCGGACGACTCTCGGGCTGGTCAGCCGCTCGGGAATCATACCGATGTCGCTAACCGCCGATGTTGCTGGCGCCATCACGCGGACCGTTGAGGACCAGGCCATTGTTCTCGATGTCATTCAGGGCCAGGATAAGAGCGATGCTGCAACCGAAGACGTGGCGCGCCCGCAAGAATCGCTGACGACGGGATTGGGCATTGAAAGTCTCGCCGGCAAGACCATCGCGGTAGTTGACAACTTCGACGGCGCGAACCACGAGGTCGACGACATTAAGCGGCGCTCCGTGGCGGCAATGGAGAAGGCAGGGGCACGCATCGTCCATGTCCGTTTGCCTCAAGTGTATGAAACGCTGCAGCCCGCCCTTCTTGGCCCCATCGGTGCTGCCGAGTTCCGGCCTCAATTTGAGGCGTACTTAGCCGGCCTGCCGGGTGGCCAGCCGCGGGATCTGCGGGAGTTCATGCGCCGGCTCGACGGTTACACGGACAAGGGTACCCGAACGATCAACCCCGGCCGATACAAAGGTTTGGTTGAGAACCTGGAGACGGGGGCGACCAATTCGCCTGCGTACATACGGATGTTGAGTGTTGTCATTCCGTCGTTGAGGCGGGAACTGGTGGAACTGATGGCCCAGGGGCGCTATGACGCTCTCTTCTTTCCGACGATTGGTTGCAGCGCTCCGGTCGTACCTGGCAAGACCGACCCGACCTTTGTCTGCAAGTCATACGCTTACGCCGCTGCGAAGATCGCCTCAGCCACCGGTTTCTCGGAGATCACCGTAAACGGTGGTAGATCAGCCAGCAACATTCCGGTAGGCGTGTCATTTCTCGGCAAGGCAGGAGACGATGCAAAGATTCTGAAGATCGGAGCTGCTTTTGAGCGGATCCGCCGAAGCGAAAGGAAGCATTGA
- a CDS encoding cupin domain-containing protein yields MKRAKEREDSNPRCRRASSARWRNSAVASAIASMQCVEGDWVDSPGHTHAKSAFIYATVLEGEIRSQVNDGPVTTYKTGQNFSELPGDRHKVSANGSETKPAKLLAVFVVDTNETDLTTPFGN; encoded by the coding sequence GTGAAGCGAGCCAAAGAGCGCGAGGACAGCAATCCGCGATGCCGCCGTGCGTCCTCCGCAAGGTGGCGTAACAGTGCGGTAGCATCAGCGATTGCAAGCATGCAGTGTGTTGAGGGGGACTGGGTCGACTCGCCTGGTCACACGCATGCGAAATCTGCCTTCATCTACGCGACCGTGCTTGAAGGGGAGATTCGTAGCCAGGTCAACGACGGGCCGGTAACGACCTACAAGACTGGACAGAACTTCTCCGAACTGCCGGGCGATCGCCATAAGGTCAGCGCCAATGGCAGCGAGACGAAACCGGCCAAGCTCTTGGCGGTGTTCGTGGTTGACACGAACGAGACGGACCTGACGACCCCATTCGGAAACTGA
- a CDS encoding Bug family tripartite tricarboxylate transporter substrate binding protein: MAETFPAKPIRLIIPAPPGGGTDGMARLTANALTESVNWAFVPENLPGAGGNIGFDQTFKAPRDGYTLAMGESSNMVVNQFLYRRIPFDIEKDMLPIALIAKVPLVLIVSASGPHANVGTLVAAGKKASLSFASSGNGTLAHLVGEMWKRKAGINMQHIPYRGAAQAMTDLIGGQVDLFFASIPVALPMIQGGKVRALAVTADKRVPVLKDVPTMAEVGYKDIEASVVFGLVGPAGIPSTVVSRINAEVNKALVRPAVAQQLAAMGVERTAGSFGGNPESLGRLLREERAKWAPVIKTSGATVD, encoded by the coding sequence TTGGCTGAGACCTTCCCGGCCAAGCCGATCAGGCTCATCATTCCCGCGCCGCCAGGCGGAGGAACCGACGGAATGGCGCGTTTGACGGCCAACGCCTTGACGGAATCCGTCAATTGGGCGTTCGTGCCGGAGAACCTTCCGGGCGCCGGCGGCAATATCGGCTTCGACCAGACATTCAAGGCGCCGCGCGACGGGTATACGTTGGCGATGGGTGAGTCAAGCAATATGGTGGTAAACCAGTTCCTATACCGACGCATTCCCTTCGATATCGAGAAGGATATGCTGCCCATCGCGCTAATTGCCAAGGTCCCCCTGGTGTTGATCGTCTCCGCCAGTGGTCCCCATGCCAATGTCGGCACACTGGTGGCCGCGGGTAAGAAGGCTTCGCTTTCCTTTGCCTCCTCGGGCAACGGCACTCTGGCTCATTTGGTTGGAGAGATGTGGAAGCGCAAGGCCGGAATCAATATGCAGCACATCCCCTACCGCGGTGCGGCCCAAGCGATGACGGACCTGATAGGCGGTCAGGTTGACCTGTTCTTCGCATCGATCCCGGTAGCACTTCCGATGATCCAAGGTGGCAAGGTGCGGGCCCTTGCAGTAACGGCGGACAAGCGCGTGCCGGTGCTCAAGGACGTGCCGACCATGGCCGAGGTAGGCTACAAGGATATAGAGGCAAGTGTGGTGTTCGGTCTGGTTGGACCGGCGGGGATTCCCAGCACAGTCGTTAGCCGGATCAATGCGGAGGTCAACAAGGCGCTAGTGCGGCCAGCGGTGGCGCAGCAACTCGCAGCCATGGGCGTGGAGCGGACGGCCGGCTCCTTCGGAGGCAACCCCGAGTCGCTCGGCAGGCTGCTGCGCGAAGAGCGGGCAAAGTGGGCGCCAGTCATCAAAACATCCGGCGCCACGGTCGACTAG